ccgagttgcgcgaagagtgaaaccaaatctacctatcgaactgtcaaactgtctacctatcgagcagaccagcaaaacaaataggggctattttcgaagacgaaggagaacaatcattcaaagaagcaaatgcaaatatataggttatgatcctgttgcattcaagtatcaaaaccaattcaagacaatttcaatatcgagttagggagagttaactgtaccgtcaagctaccattcaccgtgcatttaagaaaaatttgcacttcaaaaaatataaaactattccaaataatttgaagcgtactagaataccactacgtagcgggcaattatataataattcagggaaaaatctaaaactagtgatgcataacaaaaaattagtcaaaaattatgtttgaaaatgtcatgttaaggtcgcctcgtaccgttctatgtgtcaccatttaccgtgcgtatagttttcgtcatgatttgattttgtatcttgaagaacgTTGttaatggagcaactatgttgctagtagtgtgcgcattcatttttaagagtattcaaatcttcatttacaataaaaactatacaaagtttaaaaattggctaaattattatttttaattaaaatcgttataggaggttttgactgtattgtccaaaccattccatattcacttaaattctaaatatgaagtagtttaatgacgacataacaataaatctaatattatcgcataatttcatgccttttacactatacACGGTAATAGgatccatatatattgaaaaggatccattcaccgtgcatttgggtttcgactgaaacacaataaaaattctaatttgcattaaatctcattgctcatacgatgaaatacatctttaCTAATAATATCCACAGTGAAactgttgaaatttttgaaaatttcatactctatcgttaaataaaaaatgtgatttttttggcgtttctactaagattgTTGCAATATCtcgttatcaaacagaattcacatgattttgtctacataaactaggtttttcaaattatttgtggcaaaaaatagttcgtttcatcagttttatcttattttgctgaccaaAGAATGATTGtgaaattgtatgaatattctgtaggaatttgtatatgtgcacggtgaatggaggccgcacggtgatggtgacttaacggtatatagttatgatcctgttgcatttaagtctcaaaaaacaattcaagacaattttacgaAAGTATTGACAGTTTCCAgattaataactatgaaagatttagcagttaaaagAAAACGGTTttgcgtttgcaggagttccaagttcgataatattgatgtattatcTGATTGAGGTTTGAGCATAACTTATGGAAATGAATGAAAGCATCaaagttattgatcaaaaagattatgttttgttgttggcaaaatatggTTTCATTTGCGAAAGTCAAATTCCTTTACAACCCTGTTTTGCAGTTAcgttcaaaaatcacacattttcatgattatctcagaaatctgccataggatCCTCATAATTGGTGTTTGGCACGCGACGAGAGAAtccagtactgacccgattttgtcagccaatTTCAGATTTGTCAAAAATTGGGGTATCGTCATGTTTTTACCACGTACCCTCTTtaaaaagtccatgtaaccatgtcgaaatttgaaaacgggaacaaataaaatgacccgatttggtcagcctaaaattcatcgagggctgacaaaatcgggtccttactgtagtagggctgtcctttgtttaattattgacatactagaagttgcttgaaaacACCCCATTTACGGTAGACATTTCATCATCCACTTTCAATACATTTCAATGAAACTGATTTGTTCAAAGTCATAAATGCTTGTTGTGGTTTGTAGATTCGAAGCTTGgaaatgttcgttcaaaacgatttttcccggtgaccttctcaaattcccggttttttcccgtcggtggattcaaattccgtCTCTCACCCGGTTCGGTGATTCGTTTTCCTTCGTTTCGTTTCGGTGCGCGAACACAATTCCAGTGCTTGTAATATTGATTGCAACCGCATCCATTTCTCATAAGGTTACAGTGTGGAACatgatgaaatatttgtttcGTCCATCGCATTGTGGAACCGAGCGAGGCAAACTAAGAAGTTCCTAACGCAATCCTAATGGAATTGATGAGTGGTAATAGGTAATAGGGAGTGGTACGACGAGCGTTCCGTACCTGACACTGAAGTCCCGGACGTTGAGATGCATGCACGTGAGATTGGTATGGAAAGATGCACGCACTGGATTTCACCGGCGTGGCATCATAgcggttgttgttttcgaaccgaCCGAAGTACAACAAGTAAGTAACAACAGTAGTGCCACCCGGGAATGACAGTGCTGACTAGACTAGACTATGTATGTTATATATATATTTGGCATTTTATGGTGTCTTCCCAATCGGAGACGAGAATTTTCTCCCCAAGCCACGCCAACCGCCGGACTGCAAAAGCGTGTAGTGCTTGTCCCATTAGATTTACCCTTGCTTTTAGTGTGTGAACATTTGTCGTATCAACTCCTTGATGAGTgtgtttggtggccctgaaaagggccgtttgaaGAGCGAAACTTTGGAATGCGATTTAACCCTCCGAAACCGTACAGGGTGCGTCCCTGACGCTTCAGAGCGTAGACAACATCCATAGCGGTAACGGTTTTTACGCTTGGCGTGTTCAGTGTAGGTAACGGCATCACGGATGACGTTTTCCAGGAACACCTTCAACACACCACGAGTTTCCTCGTAGATAAGTCCGGAGATACGCTTGACTCCTCCACGACGAGCCAGACGACGGATTGCGGGCTTGGTGATACCCTGGATGTTAtcacgcaaaaccttgcgatgacgcttGGCGCCTCCTTTTCCGAGTCCTTTGCCTCCCTTGCCACGGCCGGTCATTTTGGATGAATTTGGTTCTGTGTTCGACGACGGTAGTACTGGAACTGATGGCTGCGCCAAGGTTGGTTGTTTGGTTTAACGAGGCTTTAACCGCAAAAGCGGTCATTCGCCTCTCGGTCATCTACGGAGTGTAAAACAGTTTTATTGTTAGAATCGCATTCATATTTTCGACGATTGACAGTTTCGCATGCATTTGATGTTTTTTCCCTTTTCACACTTTGATTGTTTTCACAGTTCTTTTTCATCAACAGATTTATTTACTTCTTTCACCTTTTTTCCATTGTTTTTACATTGTTGTCCATTACATTTTTGATTCAACGTTTCCCAtagttttttaaatttgattgaaaagctTCAACTCTTTCAAAAACTTGATCACTTCCCTTCCCTCTCTTGTCCGTAACATAATATTTCCCCCAAACTGTTTTCGAGTCCTATCTCCTTACGCACTTTTTCGAATGCCCTGCATTCAATGAGCAAATGCTCCACTGTAATTATTGTGCCGCAATGCTGACACTTCGGCACCTCCCCTTTTTCCATCAACCACCCATGGGTTATTTTCGTGTGCCGGATACGCAATCGGGTTAGCACCACTTGTTCACTACGAGTCTTTCGGTCCCTCCATGCAGCAGTTGATGGTTTCACTCTTCTTAATTTCACTGATCGTTCTCGGTGCCAGGCCCCTTCCCACACATACTCCAGAATCTTCTTGCTCCAACTATTTCGATCGACGGCCGGTACCTGTCGATCCCGCACTTCTTCTCTTCTTCCACTATTCGCTAATGCATCCGCTTTCTCATTCCCATCAATTCCTACGTGTCCAGGGATCCAGCAAATCACCGCGTTCTTCTTCTCCATTCAATCTGCACTGCTCTAATCCCGGATGTTTGGTGGTGTTCGCTTCGATCGCTGCCACACAGCTCGCGGAGTCCGTGAAGATGACAGCATTCTCTCCAGGTTCAACGGACTGAACAGCAAGCTGTAACGCCTTCGCTTCTGCCGAAAAAATCGTGCAAACCGTCGGCAGACGGGCACACCGCTCCTCTCCGTTGCAGTATATGCCCAGCCCGACTCgttcctcttcgtctaccgatcCATCAGTGAAAACATGCTTAAAGTTTACGTAGCTTGTTCTCGCTAAATCGATAAATAGTGCTTGTGCTTTGCTGGTGGCTTCTCCTACTTTGAATTGGGACTTAATAGACCAGTGTCTCGCAACTCAAAAAGACACGCAACCGTTCACAACGGCAGTTCGATTCGGAATCTGGCTGCGCCAAACACTAGCGGCCACTTTTATACCCACTCGAGGGTTGAGTTCTTCTTTCCTCTCTTGCTTTTTCTATTCTTCCGTGGCTTCCGATTGGTTGCCTGCATCGATATGAGCATATAAAAGAGGACTGCCTGGTTTTTTGACCCTCATTCTGTCGCTGCGTTTCAACTGATCCGTTTGGATTGAAAGCAAATTAATCATCATCTAACACAATGGCCCGTACCAAGCAGACTGCTCGTAAGTCTACTGGAGGAAAAGCTCCTCGCAAGCAGCTGGCTACCAAAGccgctcgcaagagcgccccagccaccggaggtGTCAAGAAGCCTCACCGTTATCGGCCAGGAACCGTTGCTCTGCGTGAAATCCGTCGCTACCAAAAGTCGACTGAGCTGCTGATCCGCAAGCTGCCATTCCAGCGTCTGGTTCGTGAGATCGcccaggacttcaagaccgatctgcgcttccagagctcggctgtcatggccctgcaggaagcgagcgaggcctatctggtcggtcttttcgaagataccaacctttgcgccatccacgccaagcgtgtcaccattatgcccaaggacatccagctggctcgccgtatccgtggagaacgcgcttaaattcggTCTGCATTATAGTTGCCATTCTcaacaaaacggcccttttcagggccactagAGCATTCCCTAAAAGAGTTGTGTGAGCAATTTTCCCTTCAGTGTACCTAAAACTGTTTGTTCCCCTGGGGGAACGATTACTTCCTAAAGCCCCTTGACCTTCCTCCTACCACCGAACGATCATACTCTCAACACTGATGAGGGAGGTACGTCAACCAACCGACAACTCGAGTTGTCCCTTCATGCTTCGCTTTGCAcacacttttgaatgtgcatctcCAGCGCGGACTTCATTCTCTGGTACCGGCC
The Aedes aegypti strain LVP_AGWG unplaced genomic scaffold, AaegL5.0 Primary Assembly AGWG_AaegL5_hic_scaff_593_PBJ_arrow, whole genome shotgun sequence genome window above contains:
- the LOC110681221 gene encoding LOW QUALITY PROTEIN: histone H4-like (The sequence of the model RefSeq protein was modified relative to this genomic sequence to represent the inferred CDS: deleted 1 base in 1 codon) is translated as MTGRGKGGKGLGKGGAKRHRKVLRDNIQGITKPAIRRLARRGGVKRISGLIYEETRGVLKVFLENVIRDAVTYTEHAKRKTVTAMDVVYALKRQGRTLYGFGG
- the LOC110681224 gene encoding histone H3, with the protein product MARTKQTARKSTGGKAPRKQLATKAARKSAPATGGVKKPHRYRPGTVALREIRRYQKSTELLIRKLPFQRLVREIAQDFKTDLRFQSSAVMALQEASEAYLVGLFEDTNLCAIHAKRVTIMPKDIQLARRIRGERA